The Leifsonia sp. ZF2019 DNA segment CGGTGTTCGTGGCCCCCTTGTAGAACCGGATCGCGGTCACGGTGCCGGCCTGCGAGCTCGAGAACGACATCCCGAGCTCGACGGCGGAGGGGTCGTCCGTCGCCGCGAGCGTGGCCGGGGTGCTGCTGCCGAAGAAGGAGTAGGTGGTCGGCTGCGCGACGGAGGCCGTGGTGAACGACCAGTTCTGGGTCGGCAGTGTCGCGCCGTCGGTCGAGGTGACCCCGGAGACGCTCACCGAGATCGTCGCCCCGGCGGGCAGTGCCGCCGACGGGGTGAAGGTGAGGGTCTTGCCGTCGGCGGAGAGCGCCGTCGCTCCGGCGATCGCCGTCGAGCCGCTGGTCACCGTGTAGGTCGCCCCGGCGTTGATCGGCGCCGAGAGGGTGATCGAGATCGGGCTGTTCGTGGCGACCCCGGTCGCTCCGCTCGCCGGGGACTGCGAGCTCACTGCGATCGCGGGCGCCTGCTTCGTGAAGACGACGTCGACGAGGTAGTTCGCGGTGGAGCTGCTGCCCGGGAAGCCGGTCGGGTACGTGTAGGCGCCCGCGTTCGTCCCGGCGCTCAGCGGAGTCCGCGTGATCCCGGAGCCGCTGAAGTCGCCCGGCGTGACCGAGTAGGTGCCCGTCGGCGAGGAGTAGGCGGCGACGTAGGTCGTGCCCGCCGCGATGGTCACCGGTGACGAGAACGTCACCGTCTGCCAGCCCGACGTCGACTCGCCGCTGAAGGTCGCGCTCGCCAGGAGCCCGCCGGTCGCGGTGTAGAGGTAGCCGGTGTGCGTGCCCGTGTTGCCCGCGCTCTTGTAGAACCTGACCCCCGAGACCGTGCCGGCGACCGAGCTCTGGAACTTCACGCCGAGCGTGACCGGGCTGTCCGTCACCTGGAGGATGCTCGGGGTGGTCGAGTCGGTGAAGAGGCCGCACGGGCAGGTGCCGGGCGCGGGGTCCGGCTTGACCGTGGTGAAGCTCCACGTGCCTCCGCTCGAGAGCGTCAGGCCGCCCGTGTCCTTCGCGGTCATCGTGACGGAGTACTGCACGAACCCGTTCAGGGCGGCCGACGGCGTGAAGGTCGCGGTCCGGGTGGTGGACGCGTACGAGACGGTGCCGGCGACCGGGTTGCCCAGCTGATCCTTGACGGTGAACGCGATGGTGGACGCGGTGACCGGCTTCGAGAACACGGCCCCGATGGTCGACGACGTCGGAACGCTCGACGATCCCGGGAGCGGGAACTGCCCGGTCGCGGTCAGCGGCGAGCTGTCGGTGGTGGTGAAGACCGCGTCGACCCAGTAGTTGGCGGAGTCGTAGCTCGAGGTCGGGAACTGACCGGGCGTCGTCGTGTAGACGCCCGCACCGGCGGCGCCGTACCCACCCGCCACGGTCAGCGGGCCGGCGGTGATCCCGCGGTAGTAGAAGGACTCGTTCGTGGCCGAGTAGTGCCCGTTCGGCGCCGTGTACGAGACGACGTAGGTGGTCCCGGACGAGACCGCGACGGCGGGGCTGAAGTTGGCCGTCTGCCATCCGCTGGCCGTCTCGTTCGTGAACGTGACGGTCGCGAGGCGCGTGCCGCTCGCGGTCCACAGCGACCCGGTGTGCGTTCCGGTGTTGGAGGTCGCCTTGTAGAAGCGAACGCCCGACACGAATCCGTCCTGGTTGGGCGTGAACTGCAGGCCCGCCTCGATCGGCGTCGCGTCACCCGCGTCAGCAGTGGCCGGAGCGGCGGTGCCGAACACGGTGTACGGCCCGGTGACGGTGAACGACCGGCTGGCGGGCGTCGCCGCGAAGTTGCCGCTGTCGTCCATCGCCCTCACCTTGACGGCCTGGGAGCCCGCGCCCTGCTGCGTGTACGTGTACGTCCAGCTCGTCGTTCCTGTCGCCGCGTGGTAGGTGGAGCCTCCGTCGGTCGATACCTCGACGCCGGCGACGACGCCGCCCACGTCGCTGGCGGTGCCGGTCAGGGTGACCTTCGCCCCGTTGGCGATCGAGGCGCCGGAGGCCGGGGCGGTGATCGAGACGGTCGGAGCCGTCGTGTCGGTGGACTTGGTGGCCGCGACGAGTCCCGCCATCAGCGTCCCCGGCTGCGCGTTCATGTCGGCCAGGAGGTTGACCTGCGCCTGCTGCATCCGCACGTCGGCGGGCGCGCCGTCTCCGTCGTGCTCCTGGTCGAGTCCCCACGACCATTGGATGGTGCCGGCCGAGAAGACCAGGGCCCCGCTGGCCGCGCGGTACAGGGTGACGTGGTGCGTCGTCGTCCCGGGGATGACCGTGTTGCCGTAGTCCTGCAGGTACTGGGGCACGGCGCCGACCGTCGTCGAGAGCTGCACCAGTCCGGCGGGCCGGAAGCCGTTGTCGACGTCTTCGTCCGACTCGTAGCCGATGGTGTGGGGCGCGAGCGCCGTCGTGGAGCCGGCCGCCATGCTCGAGAGGCCGGTGTTGCGCCAGAGCCTGGTCTTGCCCTGCGCCGCCGTGACGGTGATCGCGAGGTCGCTGAAGTTGGACATGTACTGCGTGCCGGTCAGGCCGTTCTCCGGCATTCCCGCGCCGTTGGCCTGGGAGGCGAACCGCGGATCCCGCCAGGTTCCCGTCCACTCGGCAGTCGGGTCGATCTTCTTGTCGGCCCAGGTCTCCTTGTACGACACCAGCGTCCGGTAGGCGGTCGGTGTCCCGGCGACGGAGTTCTCGTAGCGCGTGTGCCAGTACATCTCGTTGCCCGACAGGAACTGCAGGTTCACGCCGGCATCCCGCGCCGCGAGCACGTTCGCACGCTGGTTCGCCGACCAGTACTCGTCGTGGCCGACGGAGAGGAAGACCTTGTGCTTCGTGAGGAGCGAGCCGTAGCGGTCGGTGTCGACGCCCGCCATGTAGGCGACGTTGTACCCGTTCTTCTCGAGGAATCGGACCTCGGGATACTCGTTGGCGAAGTAGAAGTCGCGCCCGCTGTTGTCGCCGCGCGTGACCACCGGCCGGTTGTAGCTGATCTTGTAGGCGCGGCCGTTCGCGGCGCCCTGGTAGAAGTCGGAGCCGCCGTAGGTGTTGTACGCCTGCCACGTCGGGTCGGAGGTCTGGAAGAGCACGGGGGCCGTCGACGCGTCGTTGCGCACGATGAACGTGATCTGGCTCTTGCCGCCGGTGTCGGTGCGGGTGAGGAGGGCGATGTAGACGCCCGAGACGACATCCGTCGGGACGTTCCAGGAGGCCGACTGGGCCCAGTTGCCGCAGTCGTAGAGCTCGGTGGTCGCGTCCGTGACGCACTGCGGCTGGATCTGCGGGAGGGCGGCGGAGACGGGGACGTCGGCGATCTTGCGGGCGCCCAGGCCCTGGTAGTAGCCGGTGCGGAAGATCTGGATGGTGTAGGCGTGGGCGTCGGTGTCGACCTTGAAGCCGATCGTGCCGCCCACATTCACACTGATATCGGTGGAGAAGCCCTGGATGCTGGGGTCGCCCGCGCCGCTGATGTCCCACACCGAGGGGTCGGTGCCGGCGAGCGCGTTCTCGCAGACGATGGGGTTCGCGGCGGTGCCGCAGCCGCTGGCCGCCCGCGCCGCCTGTCCGAACGCCACGGCGAGCCAGGTGACCAGCACGACGACCATCACGGCGGCGACCGCGCCGAGCGGTGACAGGCGACGCCCCGTGCCTGTCCCGCGCATCCAGATAGACTGAGCTTTACTCACATCTGAGAGATTGTCACATTTTCGCGCCGGCTGCGCACCCCCCAACGGGGGACGAACCGCATTCTCCTGAACGAGTACGATCGGAGCATACCTGACGAATCCTCGTCTTTGATGCGCTCACGGGGGAGGATGGTCGGTCCGGTCTCGAGTCTCGACAGCACGGAAGGGGAACCGTGGACATCCGCACGGTGAGCGGGGCGGTCATCGTCCCGGCGCACGACGAGGAGGCGGTGCTCGCGCGCACGCTCGATGCGCTGCGGCCGGTCGCCGCGAGCGGCACCGTCGACGTGATCGTCGTCTGCAACGGTTGCTCGGACGCCACCGCCGACATCGCGCGCCGCTACGCCGGCCTCACCGTGATCGAGATCGAGGCGGCCTCCAAGGTCGCCGCGATGAATGTCGGAGATGCCGCGACGCAGCGCTGGCCGCGTCTCTATCTCGACGCCGACATCCAGATCGAGCCCGAGGCGGTGGCCGCCGTGCTGCACGAGCTCGCGCGCCCCGACGGCCCTCTCGCCGCCCGGCCCGCCTCGGTGGAGGACGTGCACGACGCGACCTTCCCGGTCCGCGCCTACTACCGCGCGCGTGCCCGTATCCCGGAGGTCGGAGTGCGCCTCTGGGGCGCGGGCGGGTATGCGGTGTCGCAGACCGGGCACGCACGCTTCGAGCGATTCCCCGACATCGTGAACGACGACTCCTGGATCCACAACCTCTTCACCGACGACGAGAAGGCGGTCCTCGACACCCCGCCGATGCTCGTCCGGGTGCCCCGCACGACCACCGCCCTGCTCGCCGTCATCACCCGGCACCGCCGGGGGCAGCTCGACCTCGGCGTCTCCCTGGGCGAGCAGTCTTCTCAG contains these protein-coding regions:
- a CDS encoding DUF4082 domain-containing protein, with product MRGTGTGRRLSPLGAVAAVMVVVLVTWLAVAFGQAARAASGCGTAANPIVCENALAGTDPSVWDISGAGDPSIQGFSTDISVNVGGTIGFKVDTDAHAYTIQIFRTGYYQGLGARKIADVPVSAALPQIQPQCVTDATTELYDCGNWAQSASWNVPTDVVSGVYIALLTRTDTGGKSQITFIVRNDASTAPVLFQTSDPTWQAYNTYGGSDFYQGAANGRAYKISYNRPVVTRGDNSGRDFYFANEYPEVRFLEKNGYNVAYMAGVDTDRYGSLLTKHKVFLSVGHDEYWSANQRANVLAARDAGVNLQFLSGNEMYWHTRYENSVAGTPTAYRTLVSYKETWADKKIDPTAEWTGTWRDPRFASQANGAGMPENGLTGTQYMSNFSDLAITVTAAQGKTRLWRNTGLSSMAAGSTTALAPHTIGYESDEDVDNGFRPAGLVQLSTTVGAVPQYLQDYGNTVIPGTTTHHVTLYRAASGALVFSAGTIQWSWGLDQEHDGDGAPADVRMQQAQVNLLADMNAQPGTLMAGLVAATKSTDTTAPTVSITAPASGASIANGAKVTLTGTASDVGGVVAGVEVSTDGGSTYHAATGTTSWTYTYTQQGAGSQAVKVRAMDDSGNFAATPASRSFTVTGPYTVFGTAAPATADAGDATPIEAGLQFTPNQDGFVSGVRFYKATSNTGTHTGSLWTASGTRLATVTFTNETASGWQTANFSPAVAVSSGTTYVVSYTAPNGHYSATNESFYYRGITAGPLTVAGGYGAAGAGVYTTTPGQFPTSSYDSANYWVDAVFTTTDSSPLTATGQFPLPGSSSVPTSSTIGAVFSKPVTASTIAFTVKDQLGNPVAGTVSYASTTRTATFTPSAALNGFVQYSVTMTAKDTGGLTLSSGGTWSFTTVKPDPAPGTCPCGLFTDSTTPSILQVTDSPVTLGVKFQSSVAGTVSGVRFYKSAGNTGTHTGYLYTATGGLLASATFSGESTSGWQTVTFSSPVTIAAGTTYVAAYSSPTGTYSVTPGDFSGSGITRTPLSAGTNAGAYTYPTGFPGSSSTANYLVDVVFTKQAPAIAVSSQSPASGATGVATNSPISITLSAPINAGATYTVTSGSTAIAGATALSADGKTLTFTPSAALPAGATISVSVSGVTSTDGATLPTQNWSFTTASVAQPTTYSFFGSSTPATLAATDDPSAVELGMSFSSSQAGTVTAIRFYKGATNTGTHTGSIWDASGNRLATVTFTNETATGWQTAQLSTPLTLTPGSTYVVSYLAPKGNYSYTSNDFATAKTAGPLTAGTTGNGRYFYGPAGGFPTYSYNATNYFVDVVFAPASSGSGSGSTGTTGGSTGTTGGSTGTTGGSTGSGGGTGGGSTGGGTTTPASTTLFSDASVPGSTSWPDGSPVQLGVRFSSSTAGTISGIRFYKGAGDTGTHTATLWSATGQVLATANYTAETASGWQEVTFATPVPIQAGVEYRASYHTTASTYAVTVGGLASAVTSGALTIPANGGAYSYSTGFPDQVVTHNYWVDIRFTPSS
- a CDS encoding glycosyltransferase, producing MDIRTVSGAVIVPAHDEEAVLARTLDALRPVAASGTVDVIVVCNGCSDATADIARRYAGLTVIEIEAASKVAAMNVGDAATQRWPRLYLDADIQIEPEAVAAVLHELARPDGPLAARPASVEDVHDATFPVRAYYRARARIPEVGVRLWGAGGYAVSQTGHARFERFPDIVNDDSWIHNLFTDDEKAVLDTPPMLVRVPRTTTALLAVITRHRRGQLDLGVSLGEQSSQRARAILRSAKGPRSAVDAFCYAALTQISRMRSRRADATQWSRDPSTREPSPASPR